The Populus alba chromosome 13, ASM523922v2, whole genome shotgun sequence genome contains the following window.
TCAAAGTTAAGAGTCAATGCACTAAATAAATTTGTCCATCctgattttataataaataaaatctaacaaaTGAAATAAGGAGGTTTGTTGATATGGTGACTTTTATAGATCCAACTCTTAATGTTTCCTTAAATTGATGATTCAAGCATGTACGGAGCTAGGACATTAGGTTTGGAGGGCtacattaggaaaaaaaaaacttttaagaagaGGTTTCATTGTAATAGGTGACAtgctcacataaaaaaatataaagattttttagaaaggatcttattataatgggtgactTATCTAGGTGGAAAAATACAGTGATTTTTCATAAAAGATctcattgtaataggtgacctattcatatgaaaaaaaaaaaaacaaaaaaatggtttcattgtaatgggtgacctatctaggtgaaaaaatacaaagattttttagaaggagttttattgtaatgggtgacctacccaggtcgaaaaatataaataaagggtCTGATTGTAATGAGTGAATTGTCTAGTTGAAAAAATACATAGATTTTTTTGGGTGACCTAATTCTAATGGGCGGCTTTCCCAGGTCACAAATTTCTCAAAAGGGAGAatattttcaaaagcatttctAATTTTTGGCCATTTTTGGATCCTATCAGGGATTTCTCTTGTGAATCTTTGCAAAACACATTGTTTAATatctcaaagtttagatgatatatatgcatctttacctgatttgaaatatagatccTCATTTCTTCTCTatcttcttgttgcttgattGGAAAGAACTTGCTATCTttgatttgagtcatctttgtTGTTTGGCTTCTAGCCCACTCAAGTTAGTTCATGTAAGTCTTTTCCCAGATTTGTTACATAACTCAACTTTCATTATGCCCATTATGACCCATTTGCTTGCTAGAGATTTTCTAtcttattgaataatttgaaaGAAACATTCATTATTCCCTTGTCTCACTACTAAAAACACTCGGTGTCACTTGTTTAAAGGATCAAGCTGCCTTTTATAAACCAAATgccccttgtcttgttgtagaAAATGTTCTGTTTTTTATGGTTATCTAAAAGGGAtcaatttttccttctaaacacaatgttgcccccttgtactggtcattgtCTCTAAGTTTGTTCTGTTAGTGACTCAAATAAATAATGGTTTTGAGTGatcattctctcatttctctccttcttagtttggtgaaggaatatttgtctagaatgaatcttgaaatctcgatcttgtattttaaaaacaaaaattgtttcGAAGtgagtttaaaataatttgcttttgaaatcttgcaactcattagttagttttttttttcttgaaaaagagaTGATTTGCTCTTGTGTTGACGATATTGCCATTGGTGAAGGTATGCCATGAggtgaccttttgttttttatgagtttcaaagtgaagggctcgagaaaaagcttgaggttttgtttaagaaaaaaatatctctttttgaacactcattttatcagcatgaataaaaataagtagATTGTTCTCAATGTCATAACTCTTATGAAAAAGTACTCTTTGCATTTTGATAGCATTGTTTATTCTTTtaggttgcttgcttgcttgattagaaatgATTTCTACAGGCACGTAACATAGACTGTGAttattggctatgaaagaaaaggatttatAAGGCTAAAAGAGTGTTTCAAGGTTTCAAAGACTAAGGATCATTATCTGTAGTTTGACTCTTTGTGtatttgatcttttatttttccgctcttatttgatttttctctttttcattgttttggaTGGGGCATACTCACTTTGTTTTGactatcactttttcttgtgatttgggtATGCCCCAtaacatttgagtttcttgagctcttttgcctttttggctttctcatggcttttcctcttagtttttttcattgaatttttcaTTTGCCTCCAATGTGGGGTGTGATTCTAGTCAgggtttttcataaaaaaaattttattcaagcCAAAAAAAGGGACCATAAAAGATATACTCATTTTagaatgtgaaaggaataaaaagatgatattttctcatttcaagcgcaaacagttaagatcaataaactttgaccttaTTCAGTGTGATGGTTTGGTGTTTGCAAagagatgcatttcatgagtttATGAGCAATGAGTTCAccacataccattattcatacatttaaaatacCTGGTTCAAGAGTCATGGTGTAAGGGTGACGGTTCATTTTCTATTCGTACACTTTAGTTTAgagtttagtcacctcaatgaaggagttgcttgattcatatGACCTCATTGTAACATCTTGAGCTAAGATTACTAGCAAGGTAACACACAAAAGGGCTGAACACTTAGCAATCATTGATTGAGATTTCTAGAATTTTCCAATCATCCCTCTCCTATGAACTCCTTAACAGGGGCACCTTTCCAATAGTCATTTGAGGTTATGCACAAACCAGTCTTGGTCTAATGACACTATGACTTCAACTTCAAGACGATTGATATCTAGGTGTCCAATGGCGGAGCCAGAATATTTTAAATGAGGGGgcaaatatattatatagatatgcattaaaaattaatttgaaataaatataccaattcatataaagcaaaattaatttaaaaatacttttaacataaaaaaagtacATTACAATCATTCTCTTTAagttttcataataataaaattaagttcagttacataataattataaatttttcatatgaaatcatGACAATcttccatatgaaattcatgataaaatacacattaattcatcaaaactcatttcacaCACCTATTACCATATAACATGCTGTATATAATGCATGGGTATGGATCAacattaatagtttaaatttatcatgataaatcatttttaaaaacaaaaaaaaatagttttttttttatttttaaaaaccaacctTTAATTTTGCAAATATTAATCTTTATTCACtaacaacaattaaaatgtttgcttattcatctcatgaaaaaatttaatttcatacttttattaattcaattaaaaataatataatttttaattaattcaaaacaattaaattaatacctattattcaaaaacaattaagggggcaattgcccccttaatatACTATGTGGCTCCGCCATTGTAGGTGTCTTTATTTTAGTAGTTCTTTCTCTCACTTTTGCAATCACCTTCGATATTGTGAAGCTCTATTTCTTTCATTGTTCAAGTGAAACTTTTCTTCTCAGCTGAGTTAGCAATCCTTCTCAAATggatggcttgttcaatcctctcagccaTAGCAACCAAGTCAGAAAAACGTTATGCAGAGCTTCccaccaagtattcaaagtatggGGTCTTGAAAGTGTTGGCAAACAAATTAATCACCTCCTTTTGCAACAAAGAAGGATTAACATGTGCAGTTGCCTCACACCACCTTTGAATGTATTCTTTCATGGACTCGTTGTCCTTTTCCATAGCTTGCAAGATTGACCTATCAGAGCCCACATCCATATTAAACTTATATTGCctaatgaaggcatcaactaagtcctttCACTTTTTTACCTTAGTATTTTCCAACCATATACAACAAGTAAAGGCAACATCACTCAAATTGTCTTGATAAAAGTGAATATGCAGTTTCTTGTTATAGACTACCTcaaccattttgttgcagtatgcctTGAGATGAGTTACAAAGCATTGAGTTGctatatatttgatgaattcaggcactttagtttttttttgggataattACGTTGGGCACGAAACACATCTCAACAACCTTTATATGATCATATAGGTTAGTTCCCTTGAATGTCCTCATCCTTCGCTCTAGGGTAGCCAATTTATCCAGACCATCTTTTTTTACCATCTTGTCTTTTTGAGATTCTTTTATTGTAAGGTCAATGGTAGATGACATTGTTATGGGATATGCTGGTTAAGCAAATTAGAAATACATAGCCTATTGAGATTCAAATGACACCTTATTTGCCCCCAGATTCTGTGGGCTTACGAGTATAGGTTTAAGCTGAGCTGTAAAACTTTCCAACTTTTTTCGGTGTCAGGCTTTCAACTTGGCTCTTTCTTCactttccatttgtttttttcacagtCAAGGGTGCGTTTTAATGGGTTGGGGGCAACATTGTATTTAGAAGGAAAATCGATCCCTTCTAGAAGAATAGAGGAACATCTCCTACAACAAGATAAGGGGGCATTGTGATTTATAAAATACAGcttgatcctttcagcaagtgacaccgaatATTTTTAGCAATGAGATGAGGAGTAATGAatgatcctctcaaattatttgacaacGCATAAAATctctagcaagcaagtgggtcacgatgggcaccatGAAGGCTGAGTTGCGTAAACAAATTTGGGAAAAGACTTACATGGGTCAACTCAAGTGGGCTAGAAGCCAAATGATAAAGATGACCCAAATCAGAGGTAGCAAGTTCTCACCaatcaagcaacaagaagattAAGGAGAAATGAGggtctatatttcaaatcaggtaaaaatgcatgcatatcatctaaactttgagacattcgacaatgagttttgcaaatttcagaagaaatttttttgacgGGATCCATCAAATGGAAGGCCACCCTGAAATGGCTAAGGttgaaaatgcttttgaaaatttttcatttttgagaaattttcAACCTGGGCAGGCCGTTATGAGAATTAAACcacttgaaaaatctttgtatttttccaccACCTTCATTTCCCATCCCTAAGGTAGTGCGTCCCTAACTCTATCTCTTTTTGAGTGCatcttcgagccctcacctccttttaagtgcgTCTTCGAGCCTTCACCTTcttcgagtgcgccttcgagcccttaaccatccttttgagtgcgtcttcgagccttcattttttttttgagtgtgccttcgagcccaCATCTCCCTTTCGAGTGCTTCTTTGAGCTCCCATCTCAGCGATAATGAACTGACGAGGCCattcctttgttttttacacttgggtaggtcacctattacaataagatcatttctttgtattttccCACTTAGGTAGGTcatccattacaatgagaccacttaaaaaaaaaaaaactctctttgTATTTTCACCATCGGGCAAGTCGCATGAAATAATGAGGCCATTTGTGAGTTTCCTTGTATTTTATCATCGGGTAGGTCACCTGGAAAAATAAGACCATTCGCGAAATCCTTTGTGTTGCTTCTTCCTATCGGGCAGGTCgcttggaacaattagaccactcatGAAACCCTTTTCGCATTTTATTCTTCATCAGGTAGTTTACCTAGAAAAATGAGACCACTAGCGAAATCCTTCGCATTACTTCTTCCTATTGGGTAGATCGCCtgaaacaattagaccacttgcgaaacccttttcttgttttattcttCATCGAGCATGTTGCCTGGAAAAATGAGACCACTCGCAAAATCCTTCACGTTGCTTCTTCCTATTAGGCAAGTCGTCTGGAATAATTAGACCACTCGCGAAACCCTTTTCGTGTTTTATTCTTCATCGAGCATGTCGCCTGAAAAAATGAGACCATTCGCAAAATCCTTCGTGTTTCTTCTTCCTATCAGACAAGTCGTCTGGAATAATTAGACCACCCGCGAAaccttttttgggttttattcTTCATCGGGCAGGTTGCCTGGAAAAATGAGACCACTCGCAAAATCCTTCACATTGCTTCTTCCTATCAGGCAGGTCACCTAGAATAATTAGAGTACTCGAGAAatcctttttgtgttttatttgttatCAGGCAGGTCGCTTGGAACAATTAgactattttttgaaaacaaaacaaaaaacaaaaaacaaaaaagggtaagagcttttatgtttatttttctttacaaaacttactatacAAAGTTAgtagaaaatgaattttccaatgCCTTTGCACTGTAAGGATTGTAAAGAGGGGGTagttgtcataacctaattttggacaacataaaattcaaaaaataaaatgaatgaaaaattgaGGTTTGGATCAAGACAACACAAATGGGAAGCTTTGATTGGTTTAATCatttttgatttatgattttggaatttaatttttaaagaaattgaaagaattagcTAGTATGAAGTTTCATTTAAACTttgtttgggtttaattaatgatatcaGGAGTTTGATTGAAGAATGGATAattttaaggacttaattaagcttagaattagtttaattaatgaaatcaggggtataattgaataaacattaaattatgAGTTAATTAAGGACAAAATTACAAGTGATTAAGGTTTAAGGACCTTTTTGTAAAAGGCGTTAAAATTCAGTCCAAGGGCCCGATTAAAAAATATGGAAACTTAGAGGACCAAATTGAGAAATGGTCATTTTCAGTCTAAAACAACaccattttttgttgttgttcactgtcttcttcctCCGAAAAACAGAGGAAAGCTCCCTACAATAATGAAACACCGATCACCAAACACACAGACCCACGACTTCCATCACCAACTCATCAGTTCACCCCCGTGTCCATCGTAGCCACGATGTACCAGCAACATGGAGGAAATCACCACAAACAGGCCAGTAGTTGTAGGATTTTTAGTGTCCCAATCTATCCAAAACATGGGTTTTCAAGAGTATCCCCACATGGAGATAAACACTGGGGTAGATAAGGATTGAATCCCATATCCAAGTCCCCACAAGACTTATCCTTTGCCAAGGAAAGAAGAGGCGTATTAGGGCACAACCAGTtggttctgcccctataaaaaGACGGTGAGTCgctagaaaaagagaaaaaaaaaacaaagaaaaaaagagcaaaaaacagGGTAACAAAAAACCTAAAGAACGAGAAGAACCGattaataaacaaacaaaagcaaagGGAGGGGAGAccgaatagaaaagaaagaagagaagtcgaaaggaggaggaggaagagataATTCTCCAAGAGtgcttgaactgttactgtcacCTTTGTCTTGATCATGGCCaggtaatttaattatcttCGTCCTATGCAACGCACGCGTGGTTTGAACCATGCATGCATGCCTGCTACCCAGCTGGATCACTGGCTTGGGCTAGTGACCGGGCTGAGCTAGACTCAACCCCCCCTAAAAAAGGAGTGGGCTGGGCTTTAGGCCCATCCGGCCCAAAGTATGTTtactaagagtgtgtttggcaaaaCCCACCCTTATGCCTTGACTATAATTTTTATGCTCATTCTAGTTTGATGTTTGACGAAACGACCCCCTTTTCGATatcagaaaaattcaaaaatatttgtgggccttcgttgatttatttatggGACCCTcgcactttattttattttttttcttagtgcttgttttttttttctttttttagtttagataCATACTCAATCTTTGGACCATTATTGTTGAATACGAACATGTCGtgcaaaggttttttttttttttttttcatttgaaaaaggtcaataaaaataaaggataaacaagaaaaatggcATAGAAAATTTGttcttcaaattcttttttttttttgtgaaaatattcACTGACATTAGAGTCAAGAGTATTGCATTTTTTGGATTTGCGCGATATTCACCAACGCTCAAGTTGAAAATATTGGTAGGAATTGTTCACTGACGCCAAAGTCGAAAACATGAATGGAaggatgaaaaaggaaaaagagaacaAATTCTTAGCAATTGTCGAtaaaaaccagcaatgcaggaCACCTTAGGTAGGACGTTTAAGAGGTGATATCATCTTTCTTTTTGCATAACCAGTCTCGTAcgatagaatctctgttgactagtTTAGGGTTCCTAATGATCATAATATTAgatggcgactccttaaacaagatatttttttttttttctaaaaagaacaagatgctaaatatctgttatttttttttatagagttaatttttatttggttttcattTCTGTGATGTCTGGGTGTGACATGCAATATaggaaaaatattagatttatttatttatttcaaacaaaaagacGTATTTGAATTTCGAACATGAAACTTTGATTATGCGTCAAATGAATTCAATTTTACTAGTAGAATCAAATTCAATTCGATCGAGGAATTGGTTCATGCTGTTAGTGGTAAGCTTCACGCAAGCATTCACTTAAAAGGGACGAGGTGGAGAGGTTTAAATATAAATCCTTCAATCTATTATATCGACCAACACCACAATTGGTCAATaatacatccactacaatctaTATAGCCATCTTTGGACTAATTAAGCACAGGAAGCCCCAACAAGAGGTGAATTAGCCTGTGCTGCAATGGCAAGCTCAAACTGCCTTGAAGTTCCAGATTGAAGGTGAAGCAGCTCAGGAGAAATGAGATTGTCCCAGCCGTGAACGGGGTTGGTAGTTGGTGCTGAGGCATCCCACCCTATGTGTGTCACATGCTTCACATCTGTTGGCAACCCaatttccatttccatttccaatTCTTCGATCTCTTCTTTGTACGCTAGAAAAGTTAAGAGATCGAGTTAATAACTGGAAATTAAACAAGAGGGTGTGTCTACATACAAGTATGATGCAAAACCATTAAGATCAATATTGTAATTGTTTATTGGCTTCATTGCATGATTCATTAATGTGTGTGTCtcataatatttttgttctttaaaaaaataaggaatgaACTGACAAATCTTTTGTGAGTTATAGCTTAACTAGCAATAGGGTTCACCTCTTCTAAAAGGATCTCAAATTTGAATctctcttttataaaaaataaaaaaaaaagatggctgAATGATAAACTTAGACTGACCAAATAATTGAGAGAAGTTCTTGAAACCCTTGACTAGCCTATGCAACCCAGTGGATATGTTGGGCTTGGAAAGAGCAAGGAACTTCAACGAACTCTTCATACTTTCTGTACTTGATGAGCTTTCCTCGTCTTCCTCTTTTGTTCCTTCTCAAGAACAAtagaaaccaaaatcaaataattaagtcTACAGAAACATGAaggcaaaagaaaaggtaaaaaggagtgtgtgtgtgtgtgtgagagagagagagagagagagacttgttGCGGATAAGTTTGTGTCTGTCTTTGCTCTTCGAGGCTGGTGTACGCCAATGGCCACACTTGACTCAGAGACACAACCAAAGGAGAAAGGAAGGAGAACAAGCCTTTCCATTCTGTCTCTCATTTCCACATCAACAAgcaaagaaacaataatataggAATTGAGTATGAGGTgggagagtgagagagagagaaggaaagaaaaaagggtgGTTTAGGAAGCTACAAACCCTACAAAATGAAGTCGGTCTGTTATAATTATAAGTAGTGCTGGCTTTGTAATCAAGCTACTATAATTTGACTAACAGGAGGTCAAGCTAGCTACACACATGATGAGCTAGTTTGGTAGAGGAGAGAGTACagaaaaattaagattgaattttttttttttttttgtaattatttacaACTTGCAAGTGATTgctaattaatttaacatattaagACTCTGTTGGCTCTGCGTTAGCTtctgcttttttctttaaacgCAGTAAAATGGTGTTTGGTTATTTTCAGCAGTGGTGTTTTAGCCATGAAACCcacaaaaaattgatgttcaaCCTGCGGTTTTTAGCAAGCAagtttttcttgcttttcttgcactgttcatgtgcaattaacatgaacagtgcacGGTACACTGTTCATGaattaattgcactgttcacatgcaagagaattgcactgttcactgcaCTGCGTGaacactttcttcttcttcttcttcttcttctttctttttttatttttttttttttattttttaagtgtgttaattttttttaatattttttttaaaaaaaattagagtaaattttatacatgttagtatttaatctaattttattatatgctaaaataattatggaaactataatttttattggatgtatttcatatgtaatgaaattgtagatactttcatggaataataaaaaaatattttatattaagtaagtatgatttatttcatgatgtaatagtaatagttaaatttacaatatttaaattaaaaatcatcaatattaatatatattttttaaaattattttataacctcaattttaaaagcattcttaatccaaacacattaaactacttttttttcaacttcaatttcaaccacagttttaaccaaacacttattttttcaaaccaacctcaactaaaagcactttttataaaacaattttttcaaaaccacaaccacaacagctaccgcaataccaaacacaccctaagaGGTTCTGTTGTGAAGTTTTAACCTACTAACATACGCAACACATGTATTTACTTTGTATGCGCGATCAGCCAAATTAGGTAGAGCTACTGCTATGTTTATCCCACTCTCACTCAAAACAAAAAGCAAAGTATTATCTTTCAGTTTAAGTTCTGCAGTGGGCTCAAACCTTACTTGCCATTCTTATGGAATAAGATACCATTTTCGAAAAAGTCTCTCTCTCTAGGCACGCAGatgcttctttcttcttcttcttttttccctcttttcttttgtttcttaatttgtACTCTACACCGAACTTGTAGTAGTGCATCTCAAGCGATTTTTCCCGTAAACTTTGAAATCAAATCTTGAGACCAAACTGCACTTTCtttgattctaaaaaaaaaaaaaaaaaaaacatgattgattGATGGAATAAGAGTAAGAAATTTGATGCGAAAATGATGTCTTGGAGTGGGGATTGCGGTTCTAATATAGTAAAAGTTCTTTTGGAAACTGTcttttcacaaaaataaataagctaCATGCAATCAGGATATAATGACAAGCCCAAAAACTTTAGTCAGGAATGCACTATCTTGTGGCATCATGGTTCAAATTATAGCCTAAAGTTTTCTTAAATTCCATTATCCCAGTATAACAACCTAGtgtgctttaaattaattaacgtAATGAGGTTACTTAATCTCTCTGTACACAAAATTAGTACCAAAGTACTTAGTGgtcatacaaaaaatattattattgtacaGCCAAAAGATTTAAGGGATTGGCCTTTAGTAACATTTGACCTTTTGATCAATCTTCACTTGGATCAATCTTTAGTATCCATTTATTTTCTCTGGATGGCTCATTTTTCGATTCCTTTTTGGAATTTTGGTTGTGTTTTTTGATGAGTTTATTTACAGCTATATAAATCAATGACCGAATAATATTCCAATTTAAACTGAACTAgcatcttttttctaaatttagccctctctttatcttttcaatttcaataattaaactcatcaatcaatcctttgatttatatgataggcttgcatttaagatgaacatttaccataaattaaggtatcttatagtatcagacttgttattataaaacatgctttagttaaaaagttaatgatacttcaagtgcaaaatgatgatataaaaccttgataaaaatacacttttaagtactaatcacccccccaaccagcttattactagttcctagtaattaaaatgttaaaatagaaaaacaatttgcaagtttcacaaaacaatgcattcatcattcaacttccattaatctatccagataaacaactctcattaaatttatatttttgcttcatatttcttaaacaagatattaat
Protein-coding sequences here:
- the LOC118040618 gene encoding CRIB domain-containing protein RIC4, producing MRDRMERLVLLPFSFGCVSESSVAIGVHQPRRAKTDTNLSATRTKEEDEESSSSTESMKSSLKFLALSKPNISTGLHRLVKGFKNFSQLFAYKEEIEELEMEMEIGLPTDVKHVTHIGWDASAPTTNPVHGWDNLISPELLHLQSGTSRQFELAIAAQANSPLVGASCA